The following proteins are encoded in a genomic region of Fusarium oxysporum f. sp. lycopersici 4287 chromosome 1, whole genome shotgun sequence:
- a CDS encoding hypothetical protein (At least one base has a quality score < 10): MAMSSSLEVLKNTLEEIVKDPRYHDLLSLVKTARNGIIYGTKVRFPHALVMVFLFRSGTFPQKVNLVLRATRHHATNLARFALIYKLTMLALKYLGAEPGKEGTYDSFVGGLVGGYFVFGGRSKRTGKISSVNQQIVIYVFARVMLALARIAVKPGHGFPFVSSEPLHGIINQYAWPAFASLSWAMVMLIFRYHPEELQSSLRSSMTYIYKDCNDFDSLRTLLWHNK, from the exons ATGGCCATGTCATCTTCGCTGGAAGTGCTAAAG AACAcgttggaggagattgtCAAGGACCCGCGATACCATGATCTCTTGTCCTTAGTCAAGACGGCGCGCAATGGTATTATCTACGGAACCAAGGTGCGGTTTCCGCATGCGCTGGT GATGGTGTTTCTCTTCCGCTCTGGAAC ATTCCCACAGAAAGTAAACCTAGTCCTTCGAGCGACAAGACATCATGCAACCAATTTGGCGCGCTTTgcccttatttataagctGACCATGCTTGCGCTCAAATACTTGGGCGCAGAGCCTGGAAAGGAGG GAACATACGACTCCTTCGTTGGTGGTCTTGTGGGCGGATATTTCGTCTTCGGCGGTCGTTCCAAGCGTACGGGGAAGATCTCATCGGTCAACCAGCAGATCGTCATCTACGTCTTTGCGCGAGTGATGCTCGCACTCGCCCGTATCGCTGTGAAGCCAGGCCACGGATTCCCATTCGTGTCGTCCGAACCTCTCCATGGAATCATTAATCAATATGCCTGGCCTGCGTTCGCGTCGCTCTCGTGGGCtatggtgatgttgatcttcCGATACCACCCCGAGGAGCTGCAgtcgagcttgagaagcagtATGACGTACATTTATAAGGACTGCAATGACTTTGACTCGCTCCGGACTTTGCTTTGGCATAACAAATAG
- a CDS encoding hypothetical protein (At least one base has a quality score < 10) produces MVFLFRSGTFPQKVNLVLRATRHHATNLARFALIYKLTMLALKYLGAEPGKEGTYDSFVGGLVGGYFVFGGRSKRTGKISSVNQQIVIYVFARVMLALARIAVKPGHGFPFVSSEPLHGIINQYAWPAFASLSWAMVMLIFRYHPEELQSSLRSSMTYIYKDCNDFDSLRTLLWHNK; encoded by the exons ATGGTGTTTCTCTTCCGCTCTGGAAC ATTCCCACAGAAAGTAAACCTAGTCCTTCGAGCGACAAGACATCATGCAACCAATTTGGCGCGCTTTgcccttatttataagctGACCATGCTTGCGCTCAAATACTTGGGCGCAGAGCCTGGAAAGGAGG GAACATACGACTCCTTCGTTGGTGGTCTTGTGGGCGGATATTTCGTCTTCGGCGGTCGTTCCAAGCGTACGGGGAAGATCTCATCGGTCAACCAGCAGATCGTCATCTACGTCTTTGCGCGAGTGATGCTCGCACTCGCCCGTATCGCTGTGAAGCCAGGCCACGGATTCCCATTCGTGTCGTCCGAACCTCTCCATGGAATCATTAATCAATATGCCTGGCCTGCGTTCGCGTCGCTCTCGTGGGCtatggtgatgttgatcttcCGATACCACCCCGAGGAGCTGCAgtcgagcttgagaagcagtATGACGTACATTTATAAGGACTGCAATGACTTTGACTCGCTCCGGACTTTGCTTTGGCATAACAAATAG
- a CDS encoding DNA polymerase IV, producing the protein MTSLQEKTAFFDQLKPLYSDDELDTDQQKERMRSRRFFAVKTRPKPPAKESVVLDLTNGEAQKSRVTPRRVTSLPTPAPADRTKIIKGTPMTAIGQKTRLGTLMNQRSTGAILVDDTPIPDSTRQTQRTLPRSGSTPLFPSGRNLGQIVGDSPSPSLAMKKRKRESTIKLRPESEQIFKGLTFHYVPDDDVAPARRLRIAKAREFGATWVRTPRIATHIVVEKHIQYKDIESVLKNTNRNLPPRVVNEEYPIDCIQFKALLQCSQKKYRLTGQPIVQEEDNSPPVPSSSGESNESLQVKPHHRNSKKWDFVPLTGTPERSEESPHHSQVAETPILIDSQPVVLDLQGMASSHHTASERPTISRQNSPIFVQEPSGSMQRPDEDRHKDELSEYIKIMSEYKDLPLDADDDDVQTVTEMGDLESEEQSLSGSEDERANKRRSRRKTRSDRKDIAFEDRFSCNSAGVKDTKAGNPNSRTIEVLQSMADYYTRVNDHWRTTAYRKVISTLKRQDTKITTAEEAQRLPSVGPRLAQKIEEIVTTDRLQQLEYAQKEPMDEALQLFLGIYGVGNSQAQQWLAQGFRTLDDLKTNAKLSPNQLVGIEHYDDLNTRIPRREIEALGAIVRRGAQRVDPQVELIIGGSYRRGAETSGDIDFIITKSNTESSAELRPFLDSLVQRLEAEDFLVARLASSRSASDGSKWHGCCVLPKISGFNKEYYRPVWRRIDFLLVPESEMGAALIYFTGNDIFNRSMRLLASKKGMRLNQRGLYKDVMRGPQRVKVTEGELVEGRNERKIFDILGVKWREPHERWC; encoded by the coding sequence ATGACGTCCCTGCAGGAGAAGACAGCTTTCTTCGATCAGCTAAAGCCGCTCTATagcgatgatgagcttgacaCGGACcaacaaaaagaaaggaTGCGCTCTCGGAGGTTCTTCGCCGTCAAAACACGCCCCAAACCACCAGCGAAGGAATCTGTCGTGCTTGACCTAACTAACGGTGAAGCTCAAAAGTCGAGAGTGACACCTAGAAGGGTCACTTCACTCCCAACGCCAGCACCTGCTGATAGAACAAAGATCATCAAAGGCACCCCAATGACTGCAATCGGCCAAAAGACCAGGCTCGGCACGCTCATGAATCAACGCAGCACTGGGGCTATTCTAGTCGATGATACACCTATCCCTGACTCTACAAGGCAGACACAGAGAACACTCCCTAGGAGCGGGTCTACACCTTTGTTCCCGTCGGGACGAAATCTTGGACAAATAGTGGGCGACTCGCCTTCCCCAAGCTTGGCAATGAAAAAGCGAAAGCGTGAAAGTACGATCAAACTCAGGCCAGAGAGCGAACAGATATTCAAAGGACTCACTTTCCATTACGTTCCTGATGACGATGTTGCACCAGCTCGTCGATTACGTATCGCAAAGGCGCGCGAGTTTGGTGCAACATGGGTACGGACTCCACGCATTGCTACTCatattgttgttgagaaacaCATACAGTACAAGGATATCGAGAGCGTATTGAAGAATACGAACAGAAACCTCCCGCCTAGAGTCGTCAACGAAGAATATCCCATTGACTGCATCCAATTCAAAGCGCTGCTTCAATGCAGCCAAAAGAAGTATCGGCTTACAGGCCAACCGATAGTCCAGGAAGAGGATAACTCACCACCTGTCCCATCAAGCTCCGGGGAGTCTAATGAGTCTTTGCAAGTGAAACCGCATCATAGGAATTCGAAGAAGTGGGATTTTGTTCCTCTCACGGGAACACCTGAAAGGAGCGAAGAGTCTCCTCATCACAGTCAAGTTGCCGAGACTCCTATTCTGATTGATTCTCAGCCAGTTGTGCTTGATCTTCAGGGGATGgcctcatctcatcatacGGCTAGTGAAAGACCTACGATTTCCCGACAAAATTCCCCGATATTTGTTCAAGAACCTAGTGGCTCAATGCAGCGCCCAGATGAAGATCGCCATAAGGACGAGCTATCCGAGTACATCAAGATAATGTCGGAGTATAAGGACCTCCCGTTAGATgcggatgatgatgatgtccAGACGGTTACGGAAATGGGAGACCTGGAATCCGAAGAACAATCCCTTTCAGGCTCAGAAGATGAACGGGCCAACAAACGAAGGTCACGAAGAAAGACTAGATCTGATCGCAAAGACATTGCTTTCGAAGATCGATTCTCATGCAACTCCGCCGGGGTGAAAGATACCAAGGCGGGGAATCCAAATTCGCGCACAATCGAGGTTCTCCAATCTATGGCTGATTACTATACCCGGGTGAACGATCACTGGCGAACAACCGCCTATCGAAAAGTCATCAGCACCCTAAAGCGTCAAGACACGAAAATCACGACAGCCGAGGAGGCACAAAGACTACCCAGCGTGGGACCGCGTCTGGCGCAGAAGATTGAGGAAATCGTCACTACAGATAGGCTCCAGCAACTTGAGTACGCCCAGAAAGAGCCAATGGACGAGGCACTCCAATTGTTCCTTGGAATTTATGGTGTTGGAAACAGTCAGGCCCAGCAATGGTTGGCTCAAGGATTCCGGACGTTGGACGACTTGAAAACGAATGCGAAACTCTCACCAAACCAGCTCGTAGGCATCGAGCACTATGATGATCTCAATACCAGGATTCCGCGTCGTGAGATTGAGGCCTTGGGCGCTATTGTGAGAAGAGGTGCTCAGCGTGTCGATCCTCAGGTTGAGTTAATCATTGGGGGGAGTTATCGAAGAGGAGCAGAAACGTCAGGTGATATcgatttcatcatcaccaagtcGAATACCGAGTCATCGGCTGAACTTAGGCCTTTCCTTGATAGTCTTGTCCAACGCCTCGAAGCTGAAGACTTCCTTGTGGCACGGCTCGCGTCATCACGATCTGCCAGCGACGGAAGTAAATGGCATGGATGCTGTGTACTCCCTAAGATCAGTGGCTTCAACAAGGAGTATTACAGACCCGTATGGCGTCGCATTGACTTTCTCCTGGTTCCTGAATCAGAGATGGGTGCGGCCCTGATCTATTTCACTGGCAATGACATCTTTAATCGCAGCATGCGACTATTGGCTTCCAAGAAGGGAATGCGACTGAACCAACGGGGTTTATACAAGGATGTGATGCGAGGCCCGCAACGGGTCAAGGTCACGGAGGGAGAGCTAGTTGAGGGACGAAATGAAAGAAAGATCTTTGATATTCTGGGGGTCAAGTGGAGAGAGCCTCATGAgcggtggtgttga
- a CDS encoding ammonium permease (At least one base has a quality score < 10): MAMGGDGDARGATQLKYNGTGATGANPLNMDVNIWYEPGDIAWMLSATALVLLMIPGVGSRPSQIGSFAYMALSNERRSDNFPMVLLGLLSHVLAYGRPGMFSALTVALATGAVAERGRMLPCIIFIFVWATVVYDPIACWTWNPNGWSNKMGGLDFAGGTPVHIASGSAALAYSMMLGKRSGHGTHELNYRPHNATHIVTGTVFLWVGWFGFNAGSALSANLRGVMAAVVTNLAACVGGMTWCLLDYRLERKFSTVGFCSGVVAGLVCITPGSGYVPPWAAVIFGVVGAAGSNYATKVKFLLGIDDALDIFAVHGIGGLIGNICTAFFATPSIAALDGYSRIKGGWVERHWAQMGYQLADSICGGLYSFVVTCIILFLMNLIPGLRLRVDSDAEVQGIDDAEIGEFAYDYVELTREVVSDIDNESGSRYSADPTAFHHYEKNHIPMIDARMFGGQPAHAPVTFPQ; the protein is encoded by the exons ATGGCTATGGGAGGCGATGGTGATGCTCGAGGAGCAACGCAGCTCAAGTATAACGGTACAGGCGCAACAGGTGCTAATCCGCTCAATATGGATGTCAATATCTGGTACGAG CCTGGTGATATCGCCTGGATGCTCTCGGCCACAGCTCTAGTGCTGTTAATGATTCCTGGCGTTGG GTCTCGCCCGTCGCAAATCGGCTCTTTCGCTTATATGGCTCTCAGTAATGAGCGCCGCAGTGACAACTTTCCAATGGTTCTTCTGGGGCTTCTCTCTCACGTTCTCGCATACGGCCGGCCC GGCATGTTCTCCGCCCTAACTGTCGCTCTCGCTACCGGTGCCGTCGCCGAGCGTGGCCGCATGCTCCCCTGTattatcttcatcttcgtgTGGGCCACTGTCGTGTACGACCCCATCGCCTGCTGGACCTGGAACCCCAATGGCTGGTCCAACAAGATGGGCGGCCTCGATTTTGCTGGAGGTACCCCTGTGCACATCGCTTCTGGAAGCGCTGCTCTGGCTTATTCCATGATGCTGGGCAAGCGTAGTGGCCATGGAACGCATGAGCTCAACTATCGCCCTCACAATGCTACTCATATCGTGACCGGAACGGTCTTCCTCTGGGTTGGATGGTTTGGCTTCAACGCCGGCTCTGCCCTCTCTGCTAACCTTCGTGGCGTAATGGCCGCCGTCGTAACTAACCTTGCTGCTTGTGTCGGTGGCATGACCTGGTGTCTCTTGGACTATCGTCTGGAGAGAAAGTTCTCCACTGTCGGCTTTTGCTCTGGTGTTGTTGCCGGTCTCGTCTGCATCACTCCTGGCTCTG GTTACGTCCCCCCATGGGCTGCTGTCATCTTTGGTGTTGTCGGCGCTGCTGGCTCTAACTATGCTACCAAGGTGAAGTTCCTCCTTGGAATTGATGATGCACTCGACATCTTCGCCGTCCACGGCATTGGTGGTTTGATCGGCAATATCTGCACCGCCTTCTTCGCCACCCCAAGCATCGCTGCTCTCGACGGCTACTCTCGCATCAAGGGCGGTTGGGTCGAACGTCACTGGGCGCAGATGGGTTATCAACTGGCCGATTCTATCTGTGGAGGCCTATACTCATTCGTCGTCACTTGCATCATCCTATTCCTCATGAACCTCATTCCCGGTCTGCGTCTTCGAGTCGATTCGGATGCCGAAGTTCAGGGTATTGACGATGCCGAGATTGGAGAGTTCGCATACGACTACGTTGAGCTTACTCGTGAAGTCGTCAGCGATATCGACAACGAGTCCGGAAGCCGATACTCGGCTGATCCTACGGCTTTCCACCATTATGAAAAAAACCACATCCCTATGATTGATGCTCGCATGTTTGGTGGCCAGCCCGCGCATGCCCCTGTGACGTTTCCACAGTGA